From Hoeflea sp. 108:
TGACGATCACCGAGTGCTTGCCGTCCTCCGACAGGCGATAGGCCATGGCCGAGCCGGCGGAGCCGGAGCCGACGATTACGAAATCTGCTTCAAGCATTGTTCACATGAACCATAAAATCGGCGAGCGAGACGTTGCCGCCGGTTGCGACGACGAGCACGGTCTTGCCGGCCACGTCGACCTTTCCTCCCAGAAGCGCCGCCAGCGACGAGGCGCCCGACGGCTCGAGCACGAGCTTCAGCCGCTCGAAGGCTGTGGTCATCGCTCGGCGGACGGAGGCGTCGTCGACGGTCAGCGCGCGAACATTGGTGGTGGTGACCGCTGCGAAGGGCGCTTCGCCCGGCCGGCGCGCCATCAGGCCGTCGCAGATTGAATTCTCAGCCAATGGCACGGCCGAGACCGCGCCATTGGCCAGCGAGGCGCCCAGGCCGTTGAAGCCTTCGGGCTCGACCGCGAAGACCTGCGTCGATGGTGAAAGGTGATGGAAGGCAAGCGAGATGCCACCGATGAGCCCGCCGCCGCCGACCGGGCAGAGCACGATGTCGGCCCCCACACCCTTGGTTGCCAACTGATCGAGCGCTTCAAGGCCGGCGCCGGCCTGGCCAGCGACGATCTCGGGATCGTCGAACGGGTGGAGCAGGACAAGGCCTTCGGTCTCGGAGATTTCGCGTGCTCTGGCAGCGGCGACCTCTTCGCGGGCGCGGTCGCCATGCTCGGTCAGGACAACGCGCGCGCCATAGCCCTTGGTCGCTTCGCGCTTGGCGGCGGGGGCGTCGATGGGCATGACGATGGTGACGGGGATGTCGAGCGACTGGCCGGCAGCGGCGAGGCCCTGGGCAAAGTTGCCGGAGGAAAAGGCGACCACGCCGCGCTCGGCTTCGTCTGCCGAGAGCTGCTTCAGCCGCCAATAGGCGCCGCGCGCCTTGAACGACCCGGCCCATTGCAGCGACTCGGCCTTGACGAAGACACGCGACGCACCGGTCTCGCGGGCGAGGACGGCGGATTCGAGCAGCGGTGTCAGCTGCGTTGCCTTCGATGTCTCGGCATAGGCCTGGCGAAGCCGGTCGAGGCCTGGAACCTTAGTGCTCATCATTCACCCCTCGGGAAGCGCTTGCTCTCTTCGAGCACGTTGAGGTCCATATGGTTGCGCATGTAGCGCTCGGATGCCTTCTGCAGCGGCTGGAAATCCCATGGGTAGTACGCGCCGTTGCGCAGCGCGGGGTAGATCACCCAGCGGCGCGCCTGACTTTCGCGCACGGCCGCGTCGAAGGCCGCCATGTCCCAGCGGGCGCGGACCTTCGCCATGAAGCTTGCCACCAGACCGGCACGGGTGGGGTCGGCGGCGAGGTTGCTGAGCTCCTGGGGATCCGATTCCAGATCAAACAGTTGCGGCGGGTCGATCTCGCAGTGGACGAACTTGAAACGGCCGTCGCGGATGGCGACGAGCGGTGCGTAGGAGCCTTCGGCCGCGTATTCCATGAGCACCGGGACGGCGCGTTGCTCCCCTTGTGCCAGCGGCAGCAGCGACTGGCCGTCGGTCCAGGGAGCGATATCGGAAAGGTCAATGCCGGCTAGGTCGCACAGTGTCGGCAGGATGTCGAGGTTAGAGGTCGGCGCCTCGATCAACCCGGATGGCAGGCTCTTCCCGGCGACCATCAGCGGGACACGGGCCGAGCCCTCGTAGAAGCACATCTTGAACCACAGGCCGCGCTCGCCAAGCATGTCGCCATGGTCGGAGCAGAACAGGATGACGGTGTCGTCGAGCATATGCGTGCGCTCAAGCACCGACAGCAGTTGGCCGACCTTGTCGTCGATGTAGGAGATGTTGGCGAAGTAGCCGCGGCGCGAGCGGCGCACCTGCTCCCGCGTGATGTCGAAACTGGCATAGTCGCTGGCCAGATAAAGCCGCTGCGAATGCGGGTCCTGCTGATCGGCAGGGATGAAGCCGACTTCGGGATCCAGTGCAGGACAGTTTTCGTAGAGGTCCCAATACTGGCGACGGGCGACATAGGGGTCGTGCGGGTGGGTGAAGGAGACGGTAAGGCACCACGGGCGATGCTCGGCCTGGTCGGAAACGCGGGCGAAATCATAGAGCTTCTGGGTCGCGAGGAAGGCGACCTCGTCGTCATACTCCATCTGGTTGCTGATCTCGGCCGTGCCCGCGCCGGTGACCGAGCCGAGATTGTGGTACCACCAGTCGATGCGTTCGCCTGGCTTGCGATAGTCGGGCGTCCAGCCGAAATCGGCGGGATAGATATCGGTCGTCAGCCGCTCCTCGAAGCCGTGAAGCTGGTCAGGCCCGACGAAATGCATCTTGCCTGACAGCACCGTATGATAGCCGGCGGCGCGCAGATGGTGGGCGAAGGTCGGGATGGACGAGGCGAATTCTGCGGCGTTGTCATAGACGCCGGTGCGCGACGGCAATTGCCCCGACATGAAGGCGGCACGGCCCGGCGCGCAGAGCGGCGAGGCGGTGTAATTGTTTGCAAAGCGCGCCGAACGCGCGGCGAGTGCCTTGAGATGTGGTACGTGCAGGAAGTCGGCCGGACCGTCAGGGAAGAACGTGCCGGCCAGCTGGTCGACCATGACGATGAGGATGTTGGGCTGCGTGGTCTTCATGCGTTGCCCGCCTGCGAGAGCTTGGCTTCGAGATAGTCTTCGACCAGTGCGATGGCGGACGCCGCATTGGGTATGCCGTCGCGCAGGGCCCGGCGAATGTAGAGCCCGTCGATCATGGCCGCTGTCGCTTCGGCGACGCGCTCTGCCTCATGACGTGGCAGCAGGCGGGTAAGACCGCTCATCAGATTCGAGTGCAGGCGATGGGCATAGATCCGCAGCAGGCGGCGAAGTGCCGGCGACTTCTGCGCCTCGACATAGAAGGCGAGCCAGGCGGCGATTGTCTCCGACTGAAACTGCTTGTCCGAGAAATTGACCGCAATGACAGCTGAAACACGGGCACGCGGTGTCTCGGCGACACGCAGTGCCGAAGTCGTGTCGGTCAGAAGTTCGGACAGGAGGTGCCGCATGGTGGCGGCGAGCAGCTCGTCCTTGGCACCGAAATAGTGGTGGGCAAGCGCAGACGAAACGCCGGCGCGGCCGGCGATCTCTGACATGGTCACGTCGAGGCTGCCGCGTTCGCCGATCGCCGAGATCGTCGCGTCGATCAGCGCCTTGCGGCGCAGCGGCTCCATTCCGACCTTGGGCATCCAGTCTCCTCCGGTCTTCAGGGTATTTTTAATTGACTCGTCAATCAATAAAAAACACGGCGCATCTCGTCTCGAATGCGCCATGGAACCCCCATCTGGGCCATTGAAAGTCGCCGAAAACTGTTCATATTTGAACGGAATTGAAGGGCGTTGGAATCGCCCGGCAAATGGCGCAACATGTGAACCGCCGATGGAGACGAAGATGACCGCATGCATCGTGGGCTGGGCGCATTCGCGCTTCGGCAAGCTGGAAGGCGAGACGCTGGAAAGCCTGATTACACAGGTTGCCAACGAGGCGATGGCTCATGCCGGCATCGGGCCTGACGACGTCGACGAGATCGTGCTCGGCCACTTCAACGCCGGCTTCTCCGCACAGGATTTTACCGCGAGCCTCGTGCTGCAGGCCGATGACCGTCTGCGCTTCAAGCCGGCGACGCGCGTCGAGAACGCCTGCGCCACGGGTTCGGCGGCGGTGCGCCAGGGCATTCGCGCGGTGAATTCCGGCCAGCGCATCGTGCTGGTGGTCGGCGCCGAGCAGATGACCACGACGCCGGGACCGGAAATCGGCAAAAACCTTTTGCGC
This genomic window contains:
- a CDS encoding threonine/serine dehydratase is translated as MMSTKVPGLDRLRQAYAETSKATQLTPLLESAVLARETGASRVFVKAESLQWAGSFKARGAYWRLKQLSADEAERGVVAFSSGNFAQGLAAAGQSLDIPVTIVMPIDAPAAKREATKGYGARVVLTEHGDRAREEVAAARAREISETEGLVLLHPFDDPEIVAGQAGAGLEALDQLATKGVGADIVLCPVGGGGLIGGISLAFHHLSPSTQVFAVEPEGFNGLGASLANGAVSAVPLAENSICDGLMARRPGEAPFAAVTTTNVRALTVDDASVRRAMTTAFERLKLVLEPSGASSLAALLGGKVDVAGKTVLVVATGGNVSLADFMVHVNNA
- the betC gene encoding choline-sulfatase, translated to MKTTQPNILIVMVDQLAGTFFPDGPADFLHVPHLKALAARSARFANNYTASPLCAPGRAAFMSGQLPSRTGVYDNAAEFASSIPTFAHHLRAAGYHTVLSGKMHFVGPDQLHGFEERLTTDIYPADFGWTPDYRKPGERIDWWYHNLGSVTGAGTAEISNQMEYDDEVAFLATQKLYDFARVSDQAEHRPWCLTVSFTHPHDPYVARRQYWDLYENCPALDPEVGFIPADQQDPHSQRLYLASDYASFDITREQVRRSRRGYFANISYIDDKVGQLLSVLERTHMLDDTVILFCSDHGDMLGERGLWFKMCFYEGSARVPLMVAGKSLPSGLIEAPTSNLDILPTLCDLAGIDLSDIAPWTDGQSLLPLAQGEQRAVPVLMEYAAEGSYAPLVAIRDGRFKFVHCEIDPPQLFDLESDPQELSNLAADPTRAGLVASFMAKVRARWDMAAFDAAVRESQARRWVIYPALRNGAYYPWDFQPLQKASERYMRNHMDLNVLEESKRFPRGE
- the betI gene encoding transcriptional regulator BetI, translating into MPKVGMEPLRRKALIDATISAIGERGSLDVTMSEIAGRAGVSSALAHHYFGAKDELLAATMRHLLSELLTDTTSALRVAETPRARVSAVIAVNFSDKQFQSETIAAWLAFYVEAQKSPALRRLLRIYAHRLHSNLMSGLTRLLPRHEAERVAEATAAMIDGLYIRRALRDGIPNAASAIALVEDYLEAKLSQAGNA